A genomic window from Hydrogenispora ethanolica includes:
- the gpr gene encoding GPR endopeptidase, giving the protein MDSEQLIQIGEIHTDLAMEARELAMERSGGSEPAGVNTQTEKQGDTLITRVNIETAEAGQAIGKQPGFYVTLEAPGLRTHDRDKWEEIAFLMAKEIEGYIARFQLGDDDPCLVVGLGNWSATPDALGPKVVEHILVTRHLQETAPPEKKGGLRPVCALAPGVLGTTGMETGEIVMGVVQRTKPKFVVVIDALASRSTQRMGATLQIADTGIHPGSGLGNKRIGLTPQTLGVPVIAIGVPTVVEATTIVQDALQEMTRMAPSLVSPKAVNQRELIGRVLSPYLNSLIVTPKEIDVMIEDLARVVSGALNIALHPAVSPEEVFRYLT; this is encoded by the coding sequence ATGGACAGTGAACAATTAATTCAAATCGGGGAAATTCATACCGATCTGGCGATGGAAGCCCGGGAACTGGCGATGGAACGGAGCGGAGGAAGCGAACCCGCCGGAGTCAACACGCAAACGGAGAAGCAAGGGGACACGCTGATTACCCGGGTGAATATTGAGACCGCAGAAGCCGGTCAGGCGATCGGCAAGCAACCGGGTTTTTACGTCACATTGGAAGCACCCGGATTGCGGACACATGATCGCGATAAATGGGAAGAGATTGCCTTTTTGATGGCAAAAGAGATTGAAGGCTATATTGCCCGGTTCCAATTAGGCGACGATGATCCCTGTTTGGTGGTGGGGTTGGGCAACTGGTCCGCCACTCCGGACGCTCTTGGTCCGAAGGTGGTCGAGCATATTTTGGTAACACGCCACCTGCAAGAGACCGCTCCGCCGGAGAAAAAAGGCGGCCTGCGCCCGGTTTGCGCCCTCGCCCCGGGAGTCCTCGGCACCACCGGGATGGAGACCGGCGAGATTGTCATGGGAGTGGTCCAGCGGACCAAACCAAAATTCGTGGTGGTGATCGATGCCTTGGCTTCCCGCAGTACGCAGCGGATGGGAGCGACGCTCCAGATCGCCGATACCGGAATTCATCCCGGTTCCGGCCTGGGCAACAAACGGATCGGACTCACCCCGCAGACCTTGGGAGTTCCGGTCATTGCCATCGGCGTTCCCACCGTGGTGGAAGCGACCACCATCGTCCAGGATGCTTTGCAAGAGATGACCCGGATGGCTCCCTCGCTCGTCAGTCCCAAGGCGGTCAATCAGCGCGAGTTGATCGGGCGGGTGCTTTCCCCGTATTTGAACAGTCTGATCGTGACCCCGAAAGAAATTGACGTCATGATCGAGGACCTGGCGCGCGTCGTATCCGGCGCTTTGAATATTGCTCTCCACCCGGCGGTAAGTCCCGAAGAGGTCTTCCGTTACCTTACGTAA
- the hemW gene encoding radical SAM family heme chaperone HemW produces MPKELSLYLHFPFCQRKCFYCDFNSYADKNRLIPDYLRALENEIRRFSPQHPVIRSVYFGGGTPSLIPAESLTKLLAYVRQYFGVAADAEITIEVNPGTVGIEDLIILRTGGFNRLSIGLQAVQNKILNTIGRIHTWEQFREVFGYSRECGFDNIGVDLIAGLPGQTTGDWNVSLQKVTELGPEHLSVYALQIEDGTPLAEMIERGAVELPAEEEVARMLNQAMVFLRSQGFEHYEIANYARPGYESRHNFGYWTGRDYLGFGAGASSTCYGERWVNLKDPELYAERLRAGLSVIAERETLDETKRLTEAVMLGLRVRRGLDLDWLRERFHLNLLDQAGLEIEQLAAAGLVVIRENRLALTDEGVLVSNQVLAKIMRNL; encoded by the coding sequence ATGCCGAAAGAACTCTCATTATATCTTCATTTTCCGTTTTGTCAGCGAAAATGTTTTTATTGCGATTTTAATTCCTACGCCGACAAGAATCGTCTTATCCCCGATTACCTTCGGGCATTGGAAAATGAGATAAGGCGGTTTTCGCCTCAACATCCGGTTATCCGCTCGGTCTATTTCGGGGGCGGGACTCCCAGCCTGATTCCGGCGGAAAGCCTGACGAAGCTGTTGGCCTATGTAAGGCAATATTTCGGAGTCGCCGCCGATGCCGAGATCACTATCGAAGTCAATCCGGGCACGGTTGGGATTGAGGATTTGATCATCCTGCGCACCGGCGGATTCAACCGGCTAAGCATTGGACTGCAGGCGGTTCAGAATAAAATTTTGAACACTATCGGCCGCATCCATACTTGGGAGCAATTCCGGGAGGTTTTCGGGTATAGCAGGGAATGCGGATTTGACAATATCGGAGTGGATCTCATCGCCGGGCTTCCCGGGCAGACCACCGGGGATTGGAACGTATCGCTTCAGAAAGTAACCGAATTAGGACCGGAACATCTTTCAGTCTATGCTCTGCAAATCGAGGATGGGACACCGCTGGCGGAGATGATTGAGCGTGGCGCAGTGGAGCTTCCCGCTGAAGAGGAAGTGGCCCGGATGCTCAACCAAGCGATGGTTTTTTTGCGCAGTCAAGGCTTTGAGCACTATGAGATCGCCAACTATGCAAGACCGGGTTACGAGAGCCGGCACAACTTCGGCTATTGGACGGGCCGGGATTATCTGGGGTTCGGCGCGGGAGCGAGTTCTACTTGTTACGGCGAACGCTGGGTGAATCTGAAAGACCCGGAGCTCTATGCGGAGCGGCTTCGGGCGGGTTTATCGGTCATTGCCGAACGGGAAACCCTCGATGAGACGAAACGATTGACGGAGGCCGTGATGCTGGGGTTACGAGTTCGGAGAGGCCTCGATTTGGATTGGTTGCGGGAAAGGTTTCACCTGAATTTACTGGATCAAGCCGGTCTGGAGATTGAACAGTTGGCTGCCGCAGGGCTGGTGGTGATCCGCGAGAACCGATTGGCCTTGACCGATGAGGGAGTTCTGGTGAGTAATCAGGTTTTAGCGAAGATTATGCGGAATTTGTAA
- a CDS encoding CsgG/HfaB family protein: protein MRRKLWFILTLILLFGIFIFPTMAAEKLYKIAVLPFDDGSIQERWWRNSWDVGKGISDELTTALVNTQKFRVIEREQIDKVLQEQRFGASGMVDSNTAARLGKILGVQYLVMGRVTEFSFKSNGGGIATSKGFGLGIKTTNALVAIDARLVDTTTAEIVSAVTGRGEKKQTNLGLVVNWNAIAFGSSEFRKTILGEALRDAVSQLTDELVAKTYGNGPAGDSVLTGLVAYASGHKVIINLGSGDGIQPGMVFTIHHVIEVVRDPKTGEIIDEVTEPLAEISVGEVKEKSATCVILNVFSRRYSITAGDIVKSKR from the coding sequence GTGAGACGGAAACTCTGGTTTATCCTGACGCTCATTCTACTGTTCGGGATATTCATCTTCCCCACCATGGCCGCTGAAAAGCTTTACAAAATAGCGGTTCTGCCGTTCGACGACGGCTCCATTCAGGAGCGTTGGTGGCGAAATAGCTGGGATGTCGGCAAGGGAATTTCCGATGAATTAACGACTGCTTTAGTCAACACTCAAAAATTCCGGGTAATCGAACGCGAACAAATTGATAAAGTCTTGCAGGAACAGCGCTTTGGGGCTTCGGGAATGGTGGATTCCAATACGGCGGCGCGATTGGGCAAGATTTTAGGGGTCCAGTACTTAGTCATGGGTAGAGTCACCGAATTCTCCTTCAAGTCCAATGGTGGCGGAATTGCCACCAGCAAAGGGTTTGGCTTGGGAATAAAAACTACCAATGCCCTGGTGGCGATCGATGCCCGCTTGGTTGACACCACCACCGCTGAAATCGTTTCGGCCGTTACCGGAAGAGGAGAAAAAAAACAGACCAATCTCGGCCTGGTGGTGAATTGGAACGCCATCGCCTTTGGCAGCAGCGAGTTTCGCAAAACCATCCTTGGTGAGGCCCTGCGGGACGCCGTCAGTCAACTCACCGACGAACTGGTCGCCAAAACCTACGGCAATGGGCCTGCCGGTGATTCGGTCTTAACGGGTCTGGTCGCATACGCCAGCGGCCATAAGGTTATCATCAATCTGGGATCCGGAGACGGCATCCAACCGGGCATGGTCTTTACGATTCACCATGTAATCGAGGTGGTCCGTGATCCCAAAACCGGGGAAATTATTGACGAAGTCACCGAGCCCTTGGCTGAAATATCGGTGGGAGAAGTGAAAGAGAAATCAGCCACTTGCGTGATTCTCAATGTCTTCAGCCGACGCTATTCGATAACCGCCGGGGATATCGTCAAGTCAAAACGCTAA
- the hrcA gene encoding heat-inducible transcriptional repressor HrcA: MASELDERKKHILKVITDDYIASAEPVGSRTIARRYNLGLSPATIRNEMADLEESGYLEQPHTSAGRIPSELGYRYYVDALMAHKKLLNQEIEQIYIELEKHHQEIDQVIHQTSKILGQFTKFPSLVLSPQLNSASFRHIQLIRLSETTILVLIVTDTGFVENNVIEMGSGISDSELEQISNFFNSKLRGVCLKEFRPALLNEIRSEMVFKNEFFDEAVKILIRAASKQAKERVIVGGTTKILEQPEFADLERFKSFSQLLDEEERLYTLLTPSGYRGAQVKIGHENEETVIQDCSVVTAGYEIAGRTVGVIGVLGPTRMDYAKVMPIVEYTATILSELLTQIYNKTSK, translated from the coding sequence ATGGCCTCCGAATTGGACGAACGCAAAAAACACATCTTAAAAGTGATTACCGACGACTACATCGCTTCGGCAGAACCGGTTGGTTCGCGGACGATTGCCCGTCGCTATAATTTAGGACTGTCTCCAGCGACGATTCGGAATGAGATGGCGGACCTTGAAGAGAGTGGCTATCTAGAGCAACCTCATACATCAGCCGGACGGATCCCTTCCGAACTCGGGTACAGGTATTATGTGGATGCTTTAATGGCACACAAAAAATTACTGAACCAGGAGATAGAGCAGATCTATATCGAACTGGAGAAGCATCATCAGGAGATCGATCAGGTTATTCACCAAACTTCAAAAATCCTCGGCCAATTTACCAAATTTCCGTCTCTGGTGTTAAGTCCGCAATTAAATTCGGCCAGTTTTCGGCATATTCAATTGATCCGGCTATCGGAGACGACGATTTTGGTACTGATCGTTACCGATACCGGATTCGTTGAAAATAACGTGATTGAGATGGGTTCAGGAATCTCCGATTCGGAATTGGAACAGATCTCCAATTTTTTCAATTCCAAACTCCGCGGCGTGTGCTTGAAGGAGTTTCGTCCGGCGTTATTAAATGAAATCCGTTCCGAGATGGTCTTTAAGAATGAGTTTTTCGACGAAGCCGTAAAAATTCTGATTCGCGCCGCTTCCAAACAGGCCAAGGAACGGGTTATCGTAGGCGGGACCACCAAAATTCTTGAGCAACCGGAGTTTGCCGATCTGGAGCGTTTTAAATCATTCTCGCAACTGCTCGATGAGGAAGAACGTTTGTATACCTTGTTGACTCCGAGCGGGTACAGGGGCGCCCAGGTCAAGATCGGCCATGAAAATGAGGAAACAGTCATTCAAGATTGCAGCGTGGTCACAGCCGGTTATGAGATCGCCGGGAGGACCGTCGGGGTTATCGGCGTGTTGGGACCCACACGGATGGATTACGCGAAGGTAATGCCGATAGTCGAATATACCGCCACGATACTCAGCGAATTACTGACCCAAATTTACAATAAAACGAGCAAGTAA
- a CDS encoding sugar phosphate isomerase/epimerase family protein has product MAFSLGSRLTANLPLSEYLAGIATCFRWVEIPTDPRFLSPYFPLNANSKITLRAYGTQYHFRYSMHAPFVNLGSLDREERLLAIHKFQSAMQVAAELEVSLLTFHPANVRPETVAAFDEICRLETESISLLLDTARQLGVSLLIENMPSAPEFHPTASNGERIRELLAIFTGSEFGVTIDIGHALQAQADIDALLGLERVRHFHLHENDRLSDRHLRIITHLDWWKQLLQKLNERFPQAVGILEMNQLVDQLESFERLHPLLSRD; this is encoded by the coding sequence ATGGCTTTCAGCCTCGGTTCACGGCTTACAGCAAATCTCCCGCTGTCGGAGTACCTGGCGGGCATCGCCACATGCTTTCGGTGGGTGGAGATTCCTACGGATCCGCGTTTTTTGTCACCCTATTTTCCCCTCAACGCGAACTCCAAAATTACACTCCGCGCCTATGGGACGCAATATCATTTCCGTTATTCGATGCATGCGCCGTTTGTGAACCTGGGCTCCCTGGACAGGGAGGAACGTTTGCTGGCGATTCATAAATTTCAAAGCGCTATGCAGGTCGCCGCGGAACTGGAAGTTTCGTTGCTGACTTTTCATCCCGCCAATGTCCGGCCCGAAACCGTTGCCGCTTTCGATGAGATCTGCCGCCTTGAAACGGAGAGCATCTCTCTCCTGTTGGACACGGCCCGCCAATTGGGCGTCAGTCTGTTGATCGAAAACATGCCCTCCGCTCCGGAATTTCATCCCACCGCCTCGAATGGAGAACGGATTCGGGAATTGTTGGCGATCTTTACCGGGTCTGAATTTGGCGTAACGATCGATATCGGCCATGCCTTGCAGGCTCAAGCGGATATCGATGCTCTATTGGGTTTGGAGCGGGTCCGCCATTTTCACTTGCATGAGAATGACCGTCTTTCCGACCGGCATCTGCGGATCATCACCCATCTCGATTGGTGGAAGCAGTTATTGCAAAAACTAAATGAAAGATTCCCACAGGCGGTGGGAATCTTAGAAATGAACCAGTTGGTCGATCAATTAGAGAGTTTTGAACGCTTACATCCGTTGCTCTCCCGCGATTAG
- the lepA gene encoding translation elongation factor 4, whose product MIQTNIRNFCIIAHIDHGKSTLADRLLEYTGALSAREMTEQVLDSMDLERERGITIKAQAVRLEYQAKNGQKYVLNLIDTPGHVDFTYEVSRSLAACDGALLVVDATQGVEAQTIANLYLALDHNLDIIPVINKVDLPSAEPERVQNELHEIIGLDPDECIMASAKTGLGTEEILEAIVQRIKPPQGDARLPLRALIFDSLFDSYRGAIAYVRLVEGKIAIGQRIRMMATGKEFEVTELGTFRPAMCPAKELIAGEVGFVIAAMKNVRDVEVGDTITGVENAALLPLPGYRPVQPMVYCGLYPVDNAEYNDLRDALEKLKLNDASLIFEPENSTALGFGFRCGFLGLLHMEIIQERLEREYGMNLIATAPSVVYKVFLTNGTVLELSNPAELPAANHLDHLEEPYVKATIILPSEFVGTIMELCQDKRGIFKNMEYLTETRVMLTYELPLSEILLDFFDKLKSRSRGYASLDYEYLGHRPSELVKLDILLNEKPVDALSAIVHRDKSYQRGRQLAEKLKEIIPRQLFEVPIQATIGNKVIARETIKAMRKDVLAKCYGGDISRKRKLLEKQKEGKKRMKQLGTVEVPQEAFLAVLKIED is encoded by the coding sequence TTGATCCAGACCAACATTCGCAATTTTTGCATCATCGCCCATATTGACCACGGTAAATCCACTTTGGCCGATCGGCTCCTGGAGTATACCGGGGCTCTGAGCGCCCGGGAAATGACCGAACAGGTTCTCGACTCCATGGATCTGGAACGGGAACGGGGGATCACCATCAAGGCCCAGGCGGTAAGGCTGGAGTATCAGGCGAAGAATGGCCAGAAGTATGTGCTGAATCTGATCGATACCCCGGGCCATGTCGATTTTACCTATGAAGTATCCCGTTCATTGGCCGCATGCGACGGAGCGTTGCTGGTCGTGGACGCCACACAGGGAGTGGAGGCTCAGACCATCGCCAATCTGTATCTGGCGTTGGATCACAATCTGGATATCATTCCCGTCATCAATAAAGTCGACCTGCCGAGCGCCGAACCGGAACGGGTCCAAAACGAGCTGCACGAGATCATCGGGCTCGATCCGGACGAGTGTATCATGGCCAGCGCTAAAACCGGCTTGGGCACCGAGGAGATTTTAGAAGCCATCGTGCAACGGATCAAGCCGCCTCAGGGCGACGCGCGGCTGCCGCTGCGGGCTTTGATCTTCGATTCGCTGTTTGACTCCTACCGGGGCGCGATAGCCTACGTCCGGCTGGTGGAGGGGAAGATCGCCATCGGCCAGCGGATCCGGATGATGGCCACCGGGAAAGAGTTCGAGGTGACCGAATTAGGAACTTTCCGTCCGGCGATGTGTCCGGCCAAGGAATTAATCGCGGGGGAAGTCGGCTTTGTGATCGCGGCCATGAAAAACGTCAGAGATGTTGAGGTGGGCGACACCATTACCGGGGTTGAGAATGCGGCGCTGTTGCCGTTGCCGGGATACCGGCCGGTGCAGCCGATGGTTTATTGCGGCCTGTATCCGGTGGACAACGCGGAATACAACGACCTCCGGGACGCGCTTGAAAAATTGAAGCTCAATGACGCCTCCCTGATCTTCGAGCCGGAAAACTCGACGGCGTTGGGATTCGGATTCCGCTGCGGCTTCCTGGGGCTTTTGCACATGGAGATCATTCAGGAGCGCCTGGAGCGCGAATACGGCATGAACCTCATCGCCACGGCGCCGAGCGTTGTCTATAAGGTGTTTCTGACCAACGGGACCGTCCTTGAGCTTTCCAACCCGGCCGAACTGCCGGCGGCGAATCATCTCGACCACCTGGAAGAGCCCTATGTGAAAGCCACGATCATTCTCCCCAGCGAGTTCGTGGGGACCATCATGGAGCTTTGTCAGGATAAACGCGGAATATTCAAGAATATGGAGTACCTGACGGAGACCCGGGTGATGCTCACCTATGAGTTGCCCTTGTCTGAAATTCTGTTGGACTTTTTCGATAAATTAAAATCGCGGTCCCGGGGTTATGCTTCCCTGGACTATGAATACTTGGGACACCGTCCGTCTGAACTTGTCAAGCTGGATATTTTATTGAATGAAAAGCCGGTTGACGCGCTTTCGGCCATCGTCCACCGGGATAAGTCGTATCAGCGGGGCCGGCAGTTGGCGGAGAAACTGAAAGAGATCATCCCCCGCCAATTATTCGAGGTTCCGATTCAGGCGACCATCGGCAACAAAGTCATCGCCCGGGAAACCATTAAGGCAATGCGCAAGGACGTTTTGGCCAAGTGTTACGGCGGGGATATCAGCCGGAAGCGGAAACTCCTGGAGAAACAGAAGGAAGGCAAAAAACGAATGAAACAGCTAGGAACGGTGGAGGTTCCGCAGGAAGCCTTCCTGGCGGTATTAAAGATTGAAGATTAG
- the rpsT gene encoding 30S ribosomal protein S20 — protein MKVLPNIKSAEKRVKVAAINREANKTQRSELKTYLKKAVSSITAGNKDAAKSDLQQAIKSLDESASKGLIHKNQAARRKSRLMKKLNAM, from the coding sequence GTGAAGGTTTTGCCGAATATTAAATCAGCCGAAAAACGAGTGAAAGTGGCCGCGATTAACCGTGAAGCCAACAAGACGCAACGATCCGAGTTAAAAACATACTTAAAGAAGGCTGTTTCCTCTATTACTGCCGGAAACAAAGATGCTGCCAAATCCGATCTGCAACAAGCTATCAAGTCTTTGGACGAGAGCGCGTCAAAAGGTTTAATCCATAAAAATCAGGCCGCTCGGAGAAAATCCCGCTTGATGAAGAAATTAAACGCCATGTAA
- the murJ gene encoding murein biosynthesis integral membrane protein MurJ has protein sequence MTENHTAKAARAAGMISMMFFFSRVLGFIRENLSGRLFTRFQTDSFFAAFIIPDAMYYLLVGGALSAAFIPIFTEYLTRGEEEEAWKVASTFMNITVLLLVSFTILGVTFTEWITPLEAPNFPPDKMELLVQLTRIMFPAVCFTAMAGMVGGALNSYRRFFAPALGPIFYNIAIILGAFFLGPRIGIHGMAFGVVAGAAGNFLIQASFLWRTGAKKHYRFGYIDLKNRGFRRMLILMVPALIGLSADQANIWATTAMASSLPEGSITALRFANRLVQLPIGIFANAISMAFFPLLSSLAAEKKIEQYKDTLSLALRSIIFLMVPAGIGLITLRIPIVQLLFEGQKFTVEHTQLTAYALLFYSLTIFAHASIIMLPRAFYSLQDTRTPVMVSIFAVSSSILMNFLFLKFTHLGVGGFALSFSIMGLINMLLLTEVLRRKVGGIRGRSILTSFLKSLVASLAMGLVIELIKLGLGWYCERLGITGHLESALLIMASMALGGLVFLGTAWALKMEELTMSLNMLKRKKVH, from the coding sequence ATGACTGAAAACCATACCGCGAAAGCTGCCAGAGCCGCCGGAATGATCTCCATGATGTTCTTCTTCAGCCGCGTTTTGGGATTTATCCGCGAAAATCTTTCAGGACGACTCTTCACCCGGTTTCAAACCGATTCCTTCTTTGCCGCTTTTATTATCCCGGATGCCATGTATTATCTGTTAGTAGGGGGCGCATTATCGGCGGCCTTTATTCCTATTTTCACCGAATACTTGACCCGGGGCGAAGAAGAGGAAGCCTGGAAGGTCGCCAGCACCTTCATGAATATCACCGTCCTATTACTGGTCAGTTTCACGATCCTGGGCGTGACTTTTACCGAATGGATTACGCCGCTGGAAGCGCCCAATTTTCCCCCGGATAAGATGGAATTGCTCGTTCAATTGACGCGCATCATGTTTCCTGCAGTCTGTTTTACCGCGATGGCCGGCATGGTCGGCGGCGCGCTCAACTCCTACCGCCGTTTTTTCGCACCGGCTTTAGGGCCGATTTTTTATAATATCGCCATTATCCTCGGCGCTTTTTTTCTGGGCCCGCGAATCGGCATTCATGGGATGGCCTTTGGTGTGGTGGCGGGCGCGGCCGGTAATTTTCTGATTCAAGCCTCTTTTTTATGGCGGACCGGCGCCAAAAAGCATTATCGTTTCGGCTATATCGATCTGAAAAACCGGGGTTTCCGCCGCATGTTAATTTTGATGGTCCCGGCCCTGATCGGTCTATCGGCGGATCAGGCCAATATTTGGGCCACCACTGCGATGGCGTCTTCCTTGCCGGAAGGGAGCATTACCGCCCTGCGCTTCGCCAACCGGCTGGTTCAACTGCCCATCGGAATTTTTGCGAACGCGATTTCCATGGCGTTTTTTCCGCTGCTCTCCAGCCTGGCGGCTGAGAAAAAAATCGAGCAGTACAAGGATACGCTCTCGCTGGCTTTGCGCTCCATCATTTTCCTGATGGTTCCGGCGGGGATTGGTTTGATCACCCTGCGCATCCCGATTGTCCAATTGCTCTTTGAAGGCCAGAAATTTACCGTGGAACATACACAGCTGACTGCCTATGCGCTGCTTTTTTATAGTTTGACGATTTTTGCCCACGCATCCATCATCATGTTGCCCCGGGCTTTCTACTCCTTGCAGGATACCCGGACTCCGGTGATGGTCAGCATCTTTGCCGTATCCTCCAGTATCCTGATGAACTTTTTGTTCTTGAAATTCACCCATTTGGGCGTGGGCGGCTTTGCATTATCCTTTTCCATCATGGGGCTCATCAACATGCTGTTATTGACGGAGGTTTTGCGGCGGAAGGTCGGCGGCATCCGGGGACGCAGCATTTTGACGTCGTTCCTGAAATCACTGGTTGCATCGCTCGCAATGGGCCTGGTGATCGAGCTCATCAAACTGGGGCTGGGATGGTACTGCGAGCGTCTGGGAATCACCGGGCACCTGGAGTCGGCCCTGCTCATTATGGCCAGCATGGCCCTGGGCGGGCTGGTGTTCCTGGGAACCGCCTGGGCGTTAAAAATGGAAGAACTGACGATGTCCCTCAATATGTTGAAACGGAAGAAAGTTCACTAG
- the nudC gene encoding NAD(+) diphosphatase — MHFAPAYSADVTPGGGLWFLFWNHQIVMDIANAGPGIPFFAEPPAASLGLKADTCQFLGTYDKTPCFTAELADEATLPETMAFQPWRQCYGGLDDELFWVIGRAAHLLHWNRTNRFCGCCGYPLQWMAKERGKTCPQCGNPVFPRISPAIIVAVFKGERILLARAARFTHNLYSILAGFVEPGETLEECVRREVYEEVGITIRDLRYFGSQPWPFPDSLMIAFTARHAAGEIRVDNQEITTADWFTAAELPRIPEPVSIARRMIDWFIAQGQSGSC; from the coding sequence ATGCATTTTGCACCCGCTTATAGTGCTGATGTTACACCGGGTGGCGGTTTATGGTTTTTATTTTGGAATCATCAAATTGTAATGGACATTGCCAATGCCGGACCCGGCATCCCTTTCTTTGCGGAACCGCCCGCGGCGTCTTTGGGATTGAAGGCCGACACTTGTCAGTTTCTCGGAACCTATGATAAAACGCCCTGTTTTACAGCGGAGTTGGCGGATGAAGCAACCCTTCCGGAAACAATGGCTTTTCAACCCTGGCGGCAATGCTATGGCGGTTTGGATGATGAGCTGTTTTGGGTTATCGGTCGTGCCGCCCATTTGCTGCATTGGAATCGGACGAATCGCTTCTGCGGTTGTTGCGGCTATCCGCTGCAATGGATGGCGAAAGAACGGGGAAAAACTTGCCCGCAGTGTGGCAATCCGGTTTTTCCCCGTATCTCGCCGGCAATTATCGTTGCCGTTTTCAAAGGAGAGCGGATTTTGCTGGCCAGGGCCGCCCGTTTTACTCACAATCTCTATAGCATATTGGCGGGATTCGTCGAACCCGGTGAAACCCTGGAAGAGTGTGTGCGACGCGAAGTATATGAGGAAGTTGGAATTACCATCCGGGATCTGCGATACTTTGGGAGCCAGCCCTGGCCTTTTCCTGATTCCTTGATGATCGCCTTTACCGCGCGGCATGCGGCGGGCGAGATCCGGGTGGATAATCAGGAGATAACCACCGCCGACTGGTTCACCGCCGCAGAACTGCCGCGGATTCCCGAACCTGTCAGTATCGCCCGGCGCATGATCGACTGGTTCATCGCGCAGGGACAGTCCGGATCATGTTGA